GCGCTTCAAGGTGGTGGATCTCACGGTGCTTTCACTTGGGGTGTGCTTGATGCAATCTTTGAAGATGGGCGCATCGACGTTGAAGGAGTTGTCGGCACCAGCGCTGGTGGCATGAATGCGACAGCAACAGCCTACGGTTTTATAAAAGATGGTCCAAACGGCGCACGACAATCTCTAAAAGCTCTATGGGGAGAAATCGGAGAGCAAGGGCGCAAAAGCCCTCTTAAACCCAATCCTATGGATAAGCTGGTTCAAAATTATGATATCAGCGGCACACCTATGTTTAAGATGATGCAATTTGTTTCAGGAGCATTATCTCCTTATCAACTAAACCCCCATGGCGGTCACCCATTGGATCCAGTAGTTTCCAAGTTGTTTGACTTTAAAGTCTTGCAAGGTTCAAAAGATGTCAAACTCTTCCTTTGTGCTACTCATGTAGCTACAGGCAAAGTCAAAGTTTTTACAGGTAAAGAGCTAACAAAAGATGCTGTTCTTGCATCGGCTTGTGTCCCTACTCTCTTTAAAGCCATTGAAATAAACGGTGAATTTTATTGGGATGGGGGATTCATCGCCAATCCTGCAGTGTATCCTTTAATTTATAATTGCGAATCTACAGACATTGTGATTATCCAAATTCGTCGTGTCCATGATCCGATGGTACCTACTACTGTACATGCTATCAATAATCGTTTAGGGGAAATAACCCAGAATTCATGTTTAACGCGCGAAATGCGGGCCATATCATTCGTGACTAAGTTAATTGATGATGGTCTTGTAAAACCTGGGGCTTTAAAAAGACTTCATATTCATATGATTCGTGATGATGCCTTCTTTGGTGGTATTGATCGCGCTAGTGGCTTTTGTGCAGACCCAGACTTTTTAGAATACCTCTACAAAGCAGGTCGACGTTGTGGAAAGAAATGGCTCGAAGATAATTTCGATGCAATTGGTAAAAAGACAAGCGCCAATATAGAATCTGATTTTATGTAAAATTTTTAAGCTACTTGCTTTAAGTTTTTTGCATTTTCTTGGCCCGTCTGACGCTCTTTCAGACGGGTTTGCTTTATGGTGAGAACCAAATTGCATACTACAATAATCAAGCTACCTATAATTGTCTGCAAAGAAGGCCACTCATCAAGAAAAAGAATACCGATTGGAATCGCAAAAACAAAACGAGAATATTCAAATGGCGCCAACACTGAAGGTGTACTATTTTTGAGAGCTTGCAAACTGCAAAAATGGGAAAGGGTTGCCAATGCTCCTAGCCCCATTAATAACATCACATCTTGAAGAGAAGGCGTCGTCCAGAAAAAGAGAGCTACTAAGCTAATAAATGTAAGACTTAAGATGTTTAAGTAGAACATGATTTGAACTGTGCTTTCTGTCGCAGTCAAACGCTTAGCAGTGATGATAGCGCTACTTGCAAATATATTGGCGAAAATAGCGACAACCACACCTATTTCAAAGGGAAAGTTACTAGGATGAACAATTACAAGCACCCCCAGATATCCTAAGATCAAAATTAGCCATTGATCCCATGTCACTATTTCTTTCAAAACAATAATAGCCAAAACCGTTGTAATCAAAGGCGCAGTAAAACCAATAGATGTAGCAAAAGCTAAAGGGAGATTCTGATACGCGTAATAAGTACAAAGCATGGCACTACATGCAAAGAATGCTCTTAAAGCATGAAGTGGTAAGCGTCTCGTCTTTATAT
The sequence above is drawn from the Candidatus Nucleicultrix amoebiphila FS5 genome and encodes:
- a CDS encoding patatin-like phospholipase family protein produces the protein MATPKNSERKKVSFALQGGGSHGAFTWGVLDAIFEDGRIDVEGVVGTSAGGMNATATAYGFIKDGPNGARQSLKALWGEIGEQGRKSPLKPNPMDKLVQNYDISGTPMFKMMQFVSGALSPYQLNPHGGHPLDPVVSKLFDFKVLQGSKDVKLFLCATHVATGKVKVFTGKELTKDAVLASACVPTLFKAIEINGEFYWDGGFIANPAVYPLIYNCESTDIVIIQIRRVHDPMVPTTVHAINNRLGEITQNSCLTREMRAISFVTKLIDDGLVKPGALKRLHIHMIRDDAFFGGIDRASGFCADPDFLEYLYKAGRRCGKKWLEDNFDAIGKKTSANIESDFM
- a CDS encoding DMT family transporter, which encodes MVLRKNLKGILWILMWALVFTIIMSLTKFLETKNTVITVFTRLIFGSVFLTPFVLSQKWQDIKTRRLPLHALRAFFACSAMLCTYYAYQNLPLAFATSIGFTAPLITTVLAIIVLKEIVTWDQWLILILGYLGVLVIVHPSNFPFEIGVVVAIFANIFASSAIITAKRLTATESTVQIMFYLNILSLTFISLVALFFWTTPSLQDVMLLMGLGALATLSHFCSLQALKNSTPSVLAPFEYSRFVFAIPIGILFLDEWPSLQTIIGSLIIVVCNLVLTIKQTRLKERQTGQENAKNLKQVA